The Mauremys reevesii isolate NIE-2019 linkage group 1, ASM1616193v1, whole genome shotgun sequence genome has a segment encoding these proteins:
- the WDR73 gene encoding WD repeat-containing protein 73 has translation MAEESAEDWLVESLRLYNDLHVFELQEPTRVIEWIGEKSVCVAGYENSRRNEILQLLLPQKLCVKEKQGLCPERDFKVERGGFSDCPVYSLRHVPDTSFLVTSGPPDTSLQVWQLAAEDTDVIKSVSTIPTGNDSKKPWAKIATTLARTPCVLHGSRVNNVQITEIESKKNIYTAASSISDEVSGLEFLDCNTWLACCVKGQLCLADVRQPQSPQGDMSVPSALSGEQWCMGVSSGLQGSDVNAPTIARLSSGGQLTLTDLRNIPKPLKSARCKVSAASQSAEFLCVSWAPVLDGCLAVSGFNGTVDIYDTRCWPVSGGEAESLFSHKGHIISGMDNGGDFPLVTTHAWHPWKPRMLLSAASDGSLHVWDWAESHKES, from the exons ATGGCGGAGGAGTCGGCGGAGGACTGGCTGGTGGAGTCCTTGCGGCT ATATAATGATTTGCATGTGTTTGAGCTTCAAGAGCCGACAAGAGTCATTGAATGGATAGGAGAAAAAA GTGTCTGTGTAGCGGGATATGAAAACTCCAGAAGAAATGAAATTCTCCAGCTCCTGTTGCCTCAAAAACTGTGTGTGAAAGAGAAGCAG GGTTTGTGTCCCGAGAGAGATTTCAAGGTGGAGCGTGGTGGATTTTCCGACTGCCCTGTGTACAGCCTGCGGCATGTGCCAGACACCAG CTTTCTGGTAACAAGTGGCCCACCAGATACTTCCCTGCAGGTGTGGCAGTTGGCAGCGGAGGACACTG ATGTTATTAAATCTGTAAGTACCATCCCTACGGGAAATGACAGCAAGAAACCTTGGGCTAAAATTGCAACCACTTTGGCCAGGACCCCCTGTGTCCTTCATGGCTCAAGAGTCAACAATGTCCAAATTACAGAGATTGAATCAAAGaaaaacatctacacagcag CCTCTAGTATCAGCGATGAGGTCAGCGGCCTGGAATTCCTCGACTGTAATACTTGGCTGGCCTGCTGTGTGAAGGGGCAGCTGTGCCTGGCAGATGTTCGACAGCCGCAGAGTCCCCAGGGTGATATGTCCGTTCCTTCGGCGCTCAGTGGGGAGCAGTGGTGCATGGGTGTCAGTTCTGGTCTGCAGGGCTCTGATGTGAATGCACCCACCATAGCCCGCCTCTCGTCTGGAGGACAGCTCACACTAACGGACTTGAGAAATATCCCAAAGCCTCTGAAATCGGCCAGGTGCAAAGTTTCTGCAGCCAGCCAAAGTGCAGAGTTCCTGTGCGTCTCGTGGGCTCCTGTTCTGGACGGATGCCTCGCCGTTTCAG GCTTCAATGGGACCGTTGACATCTATGACACACGTTGCTGGCCTGTGTCTGGTGGAGAGGCAGAGTCGCTGTTTAGTCACAAAGGACATATCATCAGTGGCATGGACAACGGTGGTGACTTTCCCCTGGTTACAACACATGCTTGGCATCCATGGAAACCAAGAATGTTGTTATCAGCAGCAAGTGATGGCTCCCTGCATGTCTGGGACTGGGCAGAGTCTCACAAGGAAAGTTGA